From Zea mays cultivar B73 chromosome 3, Zm-B73-REFERENCE-NAM-5.0, whole genome shotgun sequence:
TGGTGCTTATCATGTGGCTGTATTGACTTCTAGGACTGAGGTGTACACATGGGGAAAAGGTGCAAATGGCCGGTTAGGTCATGGCGATACTGAGGATAAGAATACTCCTACATTGGTTGAAGCACTGAAAGATAAACAAGTCAGAAATGTTGTTTGTGGAATTAATTTCACTGCAGCAATATGCATTCACAAATGGGTATCTGGAGTTGATCAATCAATGTGCTCAGGTTGCCGTCAGCCATTCAACTTGAGGAGAAAACGCCATAATTGCTACAACTGTGCTCTAGTATTTTGTCATTCCTGCAGCAGTAAAAAATCTCTGAAGGCTTCATTAGCGCCTAATGGAAACAAGCCTTACCGTGTCTGCGATACCTGCTACAGCAAACTGACAAAGGGACTTGAGACAGATATGCATTTTTCAGCGAAACGGGCTGCTACCGTACCAGGATTCAGTGATACAATTGAGGAGGATCTGGAAACAAGGTCAAATGCTCAACTATCAAGGTTGTCGTCAATGGAATCTTTTAAGCATTTGGATAGCAGATATTCCAAGAAAAACAAGAAGTTTGAATTTAATAGCACCCGTGTTTCCCCTGTGCCCAATGGGAGTTCACATTGGAGTGGACTAAACATTTCAAGATCTTTCAATCCTGTATTTGGATCTTCAAAGAAGTTTTTCTCAGCATCAGTTCCTGGATCAAGAATTGTTTCTAGGGCAACATCACCTATTTCAAGAAGAACAAGCCCTCCACGATCTACAACACCAACACCTACTCTGGGTGGCCTAACGTCTCCCAGAGTTCCCACTGACGGCAAGCCAACAAATGATGCATTAAGCCAAGAGGTTCTGAATTTGAGATCTCAGGTACACATTTTGATGCTATTTGATTGATATGTTGATATTTGTATTTTGCTTTCAGTAGTTGCAATTTAAATATAGTGGAGTTTAGCTGAAAATGTGCTCGATTTCCAGCATAAGACAGCAGTGTTTTTTGTGTTGCTACACTGAACTTTCGATTTTAAGTTCTGAAAGATAGCTTACAATTTTTTTTTGGTTCTGCTTGCCCCCTGCAACCTTGTGTTGTAGATATATACCATTTTGTTCTGTAACAGTAACAGAGTATGGATAATGGAAATTCATTAAAATTTAGTAAATTGTTGTCTGCCTATTTGATACTATATGGCGCACCAACTGCCCATGAAAATTTAGTAAGAGTgtgtttggttggagagtcaaCTAGAATGGAGCGGCTCCATTCCAGTTTTTGAAAATGGAGCCGTTCTATTCTGTGTTTGGCAAGCAGAACAACTGCtctatttttttgtttggttgaagagtagaATAGAGTGGAGCCATTAGGAGTTTTGTCATTAGGAGTTTCAAGATTTGAACCTCACTTTTCCTCAAAGCTAAGTATAACCAGGATGAGAGGACTTGCTGCTCATGTTAGCTCTTGACTTAACAGGTGGAGAGTCTTACCAGGAAGTCTCAACTCCTGGAGTTGGAGCTGGAAAGAACTACCAAACAATTGAAGGAAGCTATTTCCATTGCCGGCGAGGAAACTGCAAAGTGCAAGGCGGCAAAGGAAGTAATCAAGTCACTCACTGCACAGGTAAGGCTTGCATTTTTGTCTCTCTTTTTTATGCCCACATAAGTTTATTAGAATAATTTCAATACTAGCATTTAGGATAAAGGCCTTTGAGCTATGTTGTATATCCCATATTAAATACCTCCTTCATGTTAGTATGTTACAACCAGGATACGGTACTTGAATAAGGGCCCCTTTGGTACGGCTTCTTCCCACCAGCTTCACGTGTGGTTTCACTATTTTTTTAAGAGCCGTACCAAACAATGTTTTTACGTATGGCTTTAGGTGGGAAGTACTTTTCTGTTTTCTATTAGATAGGTGAAGTCCAAAAAAGTGGCTTCTCCAGCTTTGGCTCCTGTCTTTGGAATCAATTATTGGCTATAAGATTCCACATTTAGATGTGGCCCTGTATACTCATGGCTAATTGATATTAAACTAATAATAAAGGGGGAAATTACTATAAATTAAGGATCGAATCGGATTATgatctattcatttttgaactaaaattaattaatggccctaacttattgtgaagaaacatttggatcatGATGCATTACCACCCCTATTTGTAACTCGTGTCACTTATGACAGCTATCTTCTGATGGTCAACTCCATTCTTTATGTAACAGTTGAAGGGGATGGCAGAGAGATTACCTGGAGGAGCAGCCAAGAACACTAAGTTGCCACCTCTTCCTGGAATTTCCATTCCAAGTGACATCTCGTCTTTGGCTATGGAGAGTGTGGGCAGCCCAAGCAGCTCCGGAGAACAAATCATAAATGGTCATAATGGATTGCTTGCGTCTAATGGACCAAGTTCTGTTAGGAATAAGACAAGCCATCCAGAAGTGGGTAAGAATGGAAGTAGGCCGCCTGATGCTGAATCTTGCCATGATGCTGAATGGGTAGAGCAAGATGAACCAGGTGTTTACATTACTCTCACCGCGTTGCCTGGAGGCGCCAGAGATCTCAAGCGGGTTCGGTTCAGGTAGATGCGTTTGAATCCTGCTCATGCTCATTAGGAGCTAGTTTCGAACTTACATCGTGTTCCTGTTGAATTCTCAATGTGGTTCAGCTCGTGACttgtcatttatttttgtaactaTAGCCGGAAGAGATTCAGCGAGACACAAGCAGAACAGTGGTGGCAGGAGAACCGGGCGAGGGTATACCAGCAGTACAATGTCCGCGTGGTTGACAAATCAACGGCCAGTGCCGACAATGACATTGCAGCTAACTGACACTAGACTGACCTGGAGAAACATACCTGATTACAAGTGGAGCTGAGGCCATGTACCCTACCTACGTGAAGGCTCTCTAGTCAGTCAAGCTGGGTTGCTAACGTGGCTACCATTTTACCTAGGTGGTTTTCGCTCCCAGGAAAACAGGAGGTTTTTTTAATCCGGTTTTACATAATTCTTTCTCTTACTCCCTTCTCTTTTCTCCTTGTGTGGAAAGTAGAGTGCTTGAGCAGAGGTAATGTAAATGCTTAGTAGAAGCAGGCTAATCTACCTTGTAAATGCATAAGCAAGCATCGATTTTAGAATGTCTTGGAAATTTTCTGATATGGTTGCAAATGGCAAATCTGGGCTAAGTGGTGATGGTCCCTGGCGGTTGTAGTAGAACCTGTATGCATGAATCTGAAGCAATCACGAGGGCTCAACACTTGAGTCCGATCCCATCTGATTGGCTTAGACTGTATCCAGCAACTTACTTATCCCATAACCATATTTAAACTTCACTCCGCGAATAGTGTAGTTTACAGTGTAAAATAATGTTTTTGGGTAAACTATATGTAGACTGTTGTAGACGGCCTTAAGCCATTCTCAACGGTAGTTTTATGAGGATTTTGTTGGGTACCCAGGAACAGGGTACTCGAAATAAGGCCTATAACCTCCTAACCGACCAAGTTCCTGCCAAGCAAGACTGTGAGGCGGAGCGACCGACCATAGTCccgtcgagcaagtccgcgaggtggAGCGGTCGACAAAGTCCTCATTGAGCAAGTCTGCGAGGCGGAGCGACCGACCAAGGTTCTTGCCAAGCAAGTCCTCAAGACGGAGACCCAAGTGCAGCGCCACGAGTCCACGCTGACTGAGACAAGACGTGCCCCTAGGCTATGGCCAGACATACGAACGACAGATCAAGGGCGCGCCGAGAGGTCGCTATCAACATGGCTACACATCCTCAAGTATGACCTCACGCGCACCCCCACTGCCTCGAGGGACCAGTCGACCCTGTTCTATATAGAGGACCTCAGCACCAGAGTTTCTACAATGACCCAAATAACGAATAGTACACAACAGATACACCATACTGGGTGTACGTCTACGCACGCCGGTGAGTGAAGCGAGCTCGTGACAACAGGAGAGACCGCACGACTGCACCATATGACTGAGCTGCCCCCCTCCGCGCACTACTATGAAGATGTCAGCGAGAGACTCACTACAGGGACCTGTTTGACGAGTGGACGGGACACTACGCCATGATGGGAGTATGGCTACGCACGACCCTATGGATGACGTCAGAAGAACTACACCGTCCAGGAACAACAAACCTTGCTCTGGCTAGCAGAATACAAGTCTCCAATGTAAGGTTttgcccttgagctataaaagggtagGACCCCTTTCATCTACACGAGAGCACACCAGTTGTAACACACCTCCAACAATACTACGATTAGCACAACACTGGGCTAGGGCGAAAGCTTGAACTAGTATACACCCACCGTCTCAAACCCTTATCCGAGTCCAAGCGACTCACCATTTGGAGTGAGTCCACGTTAGCACCCTTgccgaacacaaatcttattgtctCCGATTTCCAAAAccacgatagttggcgcgccaggtaggggactcgTTAGCGTGCCAAGAGACATTTTCCACTTCGATGGCTAGATCATCAGCGTTTACCGGCGGTGAGGCTTTCGCCCCTAGAAGCCACGTCATGTTCGGTTCGCTCGACTTCCTCGCCACCGCCACCGGCGAGCTCCATCTCGCCAGCCCCGACGTGCCTATCACCATGGGCACACGACCCACACACTCCACTAGGAGCAAGGCGAAGAAGCGATGCCTTAAGAGGCGCGACGCCGCCTTAACAAGCACAATGACAACATCAAGAAGAAGGTGGCAGAAGCCTCGTCTTTGACTCTGGTGGCCGTCGTTGGCCACCAGCCAACATCTGTCCTCGACTTGCTCGAGGATGATTCGAGCCACAACTCAACTAGGGCCAACTCTGACACCGACGAAGCGCTGGAGAGAGCCTGTTTCGTGGCAACACCGCCATGAAACGACAATGGCAGGGAGACAATGAGTCCCCCATCCAGGAGGAAGAATATCATCGCCAGTGTCAGGCGCACATTCTTGCCCGCGAGGCCACCCTCCGACAACAGCAAGAAGACCTTGATGCTCTTGTCCGTAAGCTCGATCGTGTTTATGGCTACATTGAGCAGAAATACCTCAAGGCCGAATGACCTCGGGTGAAGAAGATTTACGACCATCTTGCCGAGAGCAATGACGGTGCGTAGTACTTCCTTAACCCCGGATAGAACATGGCAGCAGCAGCCATGATGCTTCGGTCCATCCCCAAGCCTGACGAGCCAGAGGTGAGGGCGATGTACTAGAACCTCTTCAACCTGGTGGAGAAGGCTGCGGTGCAACAGGCCGAGACCGATctgtagtgaaagggaaatagggttaaccttttctcacaattaattttggtggttgaatgcccaacacaaatatatggactaactagtttgctctagaatatatgttctacaagtgcataaaggttcaatacaaaccaataaatattcaagttagggatcaaatacaAAGAAGCAAAAGAAATCAGAGTGTGCTGAGgaacggcacaccggacagtccggtgtgccaccagacagtgtccggtgtgccaggaccgtacaactcaaaccagccactctcgggtttttccaGGCGCCCTCcactaattcaccggactgtccggtgcaccaccggactgtccggtgcaccagcggagcaacgactatctgcgcgcaacggtcgactgcaatagTGCTGACAGCGCAAACAGTgcgtggcagaagtcagagcagaagtcagaggcgcaccggacactgaacaggacctgtccggtgccacaagaagacaacagcgccaacggtcgactgctcccgaaccctaacggttgggtgacgtggcggcgcaccggacagtgtccgttggcgcaccggactgtccggtgcgcccatcgacaacagccttctccaacgacttgttagtggttgagggctataaatacccccaaccaccacaactccaagcatccaagtctttgaagttttcattcaatacaagagctagtgcattaactcatagacacaaatcaaaagatcaaagcctctccaagtcccaaattcactccaaccacctagtgacttgagagagtgtctgttcgtgttcttttgcgctcttatgcttggatcgctttcttccttcctcattcttgttctcaagagacttgtaatcaaagcaagagacaccaagtgtgtggtggtccttgcggggtctaagtgacccgtttgattaaggagaaagctcactcggtctaagtgaccgtttgagagagggaaagggttcaaagagacccgatctttgtgaccacctcaacggggactaggttctttagaaccgaacctcggtaaaacaaatcaccatgttcattcgctttatttcttggttgatttgttttccaacTCTCTTCCGGACTCGGATTTAACTCTaatgctaacctcggcttgtagtgtgtgttttaagttgtaaatatcagattacgcctattcacccccctctaggcgactttcatgtaGAATCCCACCAACACGGATTGCTACTACACGCGCACTGCCTTCTCCTGGAACAGGGAGGCAAATCCCTCCCAATCCGTGAGGGACCATGTTCCCGGGAAGAACCATATCAGGGAGATCCGCGATGCTCGATACCTCCTAAATAATGGGAGCCAGGAGCAGGAGGAGGTAGTGCAGCCGCGCGAAAGAGGCGCGAACGATACCCAGACCTCCTGGGGGCCGTACGCCTTCGAATGTGCAATCCTCAAGGCACAGTTCCTTGCGAAGGTTAGGGTATCGATGAATATATGCAAATACAACAGATCTTCGAATCCAGGTGTATGGTTGGAAGATTACTGCCTCGTCTGCCGCATGGCAGGGATCAAAGATGACAACCTTGTCATCTAGTTCTTCCTGTCCACCTTGCGGAGGGGGCAAGGGCCTGGCTTGAACATTTACCAGTCGACACCATCCATGTCTGTGTCGACCTCTGAAAGGCCTTCGccagaaacttccagggcacctaCAAGTGCCTTGGGAGTTCCTGGATGTAAAGCCTAGAATTTGAAAAAATATtaataaaataaaggaataaGAATACCAATGATAACAGTTCTAGAATTTTTTTTGAAACCTTTGGAATATAGTAGGACATATCCTCTTCATAATCAATTGAGaatattaaactagttaagtaacCAATAAACAAATAGAGGATGGCACATCTCTTGTTGATGATGTGGTTATGATGCATTTTATTGAAAACATGAATTTGACCTCAATTTATAAATGAAAAATGGGAAATAAGAACAGAAATAGTAATAGTGAATTGTTACTTCTAAAATGAGAAAATGGGGGAAAATAAATAATTTTAAAATAGTAGAATCTATATTTACATTATAATTATATATTGATAGTTGAAATCTGAAACTCAAAATAGAAATTGACTTTGGTTTGAATACTTGGAATTGGAATTTGAAAACAAAGCAGAAAAATTTATAAAAGAAAAGATCAAATCAGTGTTTGGGCTGAAAACCCCACTGCCGGCCCTAAACCCTAATTTCATGCGTCGGCCCACAACCCCTCACCCATATTGCGGCCCAACTACCAGCCGCACAACCCACGCTCGATGACTTGGCACTGACCCACGGGCCCCGGTGGTCAGCCTCATGGCACCCCGCGTGTAAGCTGGTGTGTCATTGATGCATGGGACCCCGTGGTCAACCCGTCTCTATCCTGTGTCCGTGCTGCGTTCTGTTCCGGGGATCTCGCCGTGGCCACGGAATCCATGCAGTGGCCGAATCCCCGCTTCTGTCGCGTTTCCCCTCCGCCTATAAAACCAACCGAGCACCTGGAAACTCCCTTCATCCACTCGTGAGCCGCCACTCCATACCACCACTGTCACCATAAGGAAGACAAGAGCTGCTCCCCCACCAACTCAGCGCCACCGTCGATTGCACCCATACACCGCCGTTGGGTTCCGTGTGCCGTGGCCCAGAGCTTCTCCAAGCCTTCACGAAGGCGCTCGTGGATTTCTAGGGGCGTGATTGGAAGTCGTGCAATAGCAATTTCTCGCCGGAGCACCTACGCAACTGTGGTTCCACACGTCCCCGTGGGCAACATCATCTACGACTCGGTCATTGGTGAGAAACTCTTCTGTCAAGCTCGCCATGTCCGCAGGAGGTAGGGGGGTTTCAACCAAGTTGTTTTGGGGCGGGGCACTGTCGCGCGCAGGGTTCATGCCGCCAGCGGATCGTGCCCTAGTGGGGCTTCTCTTTCCCCCCGCCGTGTGGCGCCATCGGTTAGGGAAGAAACACCTAGGAGCGTTGGATCGGTAGCCAATAGCCACGATTAGAGGTTGGGTACCGTTTCACCCGTGTGATCGATAACCCTTGGATCTGGATTGTATGGATTTGGGCGTGTGGTGTTATGATGGGGTCGACTTCTGATCCATGTCGTTGACCCACTCATGGACGATTGGGATTAGAGCAATCCTTACCGGTTCGCTCGGTTGGATCTGACTCGCTGATTCAGAATCCAACGAACTAGATTAAAACGTTGCTTACCGTTTCGGTGGGAATGGTCCTTGGCGTCGAATCGTGATCTAACGGTCTGAATCAGGCCCCAAGTCAACCAGTCATGggttttgctaaagagccctgcTCTTTATCcatatcaacccgccgtcctattgAAGCGCAAAAGTAATTACAGAGCCACCCATCTTCTTTTAGATAGCACCCTGGGCTTTGTTAAAATTATGTCAGCAGTCCAGAATTAATAGAGATATTCATAATTAAATCAAAAAtaaatttttaatataaaaataaatctagaaacttatttaattcataaaaAATCCATTCTAACTccgaattgatccattccagtggcattaattttgttttaatactgtttatcacctagtaactctgtttaggCATGAAACATAGACTAAAGTTGTCTACTTAATTTATTCCATGCCAAACACTTAAttattcagaaaatcataactaccaCACTTTAACTTCGATTTAACTCGttctagttgcgttagcttcatatgaaTATCTATTATGCAATAAGAATATTAACTAtaccatattgcataattttatagttagatatatatttaacctatgtctactagattaacTCTTTTAATCTAAGATAACATGTCCATAATTATAGTTtgattaaaatatgatctctagttaagttataattaagattaaagATGAATTAATTATTCatagaatattctctcatatggtgtatactaatcaatttataatatagtttaatcacATAGAACTTTcataaatcataactctttaactgTAACTCTGATCTtggtggttctcgaacccacgatctcgttacgacgcgtagaatattattattcagtttgtgtttatgtttggtgtgatgataatttttcctatacactgtttgtttgtattgctacgactagcgcgaggttacgagtcacctggagagcaagttggtacctggaatctcaagtcccaagcaagttgtgtccctaatcacttctttttacccagtcatgttcttattaatcataatgatctgcataggttaattttgatgggacccaataggttaccctagtttgactatctttatgccttgttaccactgaacttttgggtagtacttgctagtgctatatgtggatttgggcattgagatactcaTTATCCATGATCAtaattttattatcagtttgttatttactgttcatgataagatcattatgttaattggaatatggagcgaccacccaggaaaacagtgctaccacaagggtggtatgggacacccttggctgactaattaggaaagctagtggaggactaccttacccgaaaggggcaagggcagtaggggagtggtcagtgtagggaggccattgggttgattttgctgcgatggcggtcaggcgaggggtccctgcattggagcttcctagaaactgtaccgggttttctgaagctagtttaactttgtaaaggcctcgtagtgttaccctgcctcgcctcctagatagaggtgtatgggagtcgctatCCCTTGGCGGATGGGTAACATGATTTGTGggaaaagatgcgcaacctctgtagagtgtaaaactggtatatcagctgtgctcacggtcatgagcaactcgaaccctcacatgattaatttatggaactaaattcaatttttcatatgcattgcatcgtaggtgttgttatcacttttgttctactacttaattgggtttgtatttacttatacttagtaactgctaataaaattttgaccaactttaaaagcaatgctcaactttaaccatcctctttggtaagccttacacttcacgtgagctcccacctttggcgagttcatgcacattattccccacaacttgttgagcgatgaacgtatgtgagctcactcttgctgtctcacacccccacagatcaagaacaggtaccgcaggatgaggcgcatggaggatactgtgatgagttcgtgagaggtctaggctgtcgtcGCCCAGtaaactttgggttgctagatcgttgtctccttatgatgtaattatttatttattttgtacagaactcctattatatagtaaagatgtgacattcatttctgtaccactattcatcatatgtgtgagacttggtcccaacacacctggtgattatttcgcgctcgggctttggacccctaaaacccgggtgtgacactggaCCTCAACAGGTGCACCCAAAGAAGCGGGGAAAGCCTTCGGGATTACATTCGGAGGTTTTCCTAGAAAAGGAATGAACTTCCCGACACCTACATGGTGAGCACCTTCACTTACGGCACAACCAAAGAGGCACTCATCCATGAGCTTGGGAGGGGGCGACCAAGGACAACTACCGACCTCCTCTACATAGCGACCAAGTTCGCCGACGGGGATGACGCAGTAGGGGCAATTTTTGGCAAGGGAAAGAGCCCGCGCGACACCGACAAACCATGCAGTGAGAAGAGGGAGCGTTGGGAGCACCCCGACAGACACCGGAGGAACCATCACCCTCGACGCGGTGAAGAAGAAGTTGCCACCATGGATCGACCATCCAGGCAGAGTTCCCCATCGTCTTTGACCATCGTGACCACAGAGATAGGATCTCGCACCCAGGGACCCCCACATCGTTGAGCCAATTGTGGGCTCAAAGCGCCTATCCAAGGTGCTCATAGACGGGGAAGCAACCTCAATATCATGCATATTGAGACCTTCGATGGTTTGGGGATCGCATGCTCCGCGCTGCGACCCAGCTCGGCGCCATTCCACGGTGTCGTCCCTGGCCACCAGGCCTACTCGCTCAGGCGAATTACTCAGCCTATCACATTTGGtgaccctccaac
This genomic window contains:
- the LOC100280426 gene encoding uncharacterized protein LOC100280426; this encodes MNIELVACGEYHTCAVTLSGDLYTWGDGTFKFGLLGHGNDVSHWVPKHVNGPLEGIHVSSISCGPWHTALVTSAGQLFTFGDGSFGVLGHGDRESISVPREVESLKGLRTVRAACGVWHTAAVVEVMSVNSNSSNCSSGKIFTWGDGDKGRLGHGDKEPKLVPTCVAALVEPNFCQVACGHCLTVALTTSGHVYTMGSAVYGQLGNAQADGMLPVRVEGKLYKNFVEEISCGAYHVAVLTSRTEVYTWGKGANGRLGHGDTEDKNTPTLVEALKDKQVRNVVCGINFTAAICIHKWVSGVDQSMCSGCRQPFNLRRKRHNCYNCALVFCHSCSSKKSLKASLAPNGNKPYRVCDTCYSKLTKGLETDMHFSAKRAATVPGFSDTIEEDLETRSNAQLSRLSSMESFKHLDSRYSKKNKKFEFNSTRVSPVPNGSSHWSGLNISRSFNPVFGSSKKFFSASVPGSRIVSRATSPISRRTSPPRSTTPTPTLGGLTSPRVPTDGKPTNDALSQEVLNLRSQVESLTRKSQLLELELERTTKQLKEAISIAGEETAKCKAAKEVIKSLTAQLKGMAERLPGGAAKNTKLPPLPGISIPSDISSLAMESVGSPSSSGEQIINGHNGLLASNGPSSVRNKTSHPEVGKNGSRPPDAESCHDAEWVEQDEPGVYITLTALPGGARDLKRVRFSRKRFSETQAEQWWQENRARVYQQYNVRVVDKSTASADNDIAAN